A region from the Phycodurus eques isolate BA_2022a chromosome 12, UOR_Pequ_1.1, whole genome shotgun sequence genome encodes:
- the LOC133411005 gene encoding polypeptide N-acetylgalactosaminyltransferase 5: protein MTIRFLRYLRGSGRVLGFVFVASVIWLLLDMAALRLSIGDANSRLVNERTIREQEMARRPDKVSDSSEFKPVRVYRRHTGKEQMAGRDKNNLQGDLGESQPEFAVKNPVHLSMIDTSLLENNIVNNDSIALRRSVETEIIEPVKTAPNTSVQVFNPHQVVKEELPVQTTHNASSVKKMKQMEDFPDQGTNNASLLKEEKQIEEVPIQGTHNVSSVKEVKEIGEMLENNSIIVHVNDTHAVKAGVHQVLSLDLTVAPRNLNAVGQFGQAAVVPSDKELLAHQRWNEGYFNVYLSDQIPVDRAIPDTRPEICARNEVHDDLPTTSVIFCFVDEVWSTLLRSVHSVLNRSPPHLLKEIILVDDFSKKVYLKDNLDKYMANFPKVRIIHLKERQGLIRARMAGAAVAKGEVFTFLDSHVECNVGWLEPLLERIYLDRRKVPCPVIEVISDQDMSYKLVDNFQRGIFKWPLVFGWSALSDKYVKKNNMTVADPIRCPVMAGGLFSIDRKYFYELGAYDPGLEVWGGENMEISFKIWMCGGEIEIIPCSRVGHIFREQNPYQFPKDRHKTVERNLARVAEVWLDEYKELFYGHGYHHLLDNRLIDVGNLTEQIQLRDRLKCKSFKWYLDNVYPELEAPLVKAEGLVFNRGSRNCLSVRKRVLSFEKCDLSKQSQHFNYTWLKHIRQQDLCLAPHVTQSSLSLQPCDRNHAMLRWLHKSSKLPLPEHLIAEKSSKQMCLEASPRGNMIRLTTCVVDNPFQQWQFTNYYSE from the exons ATGACGATAAGGTTTTTGAGGTACCTGCGGGGCAGCGGGAGGGTCCTGGGGTTCGTGTTCGTGGCGTCTGTCATTTGGCTGCTGCTGGACATGGCTGCCCTCCGCCTCTCCATCGGCGACGCCAACAGTCGGCTAGTGAATGAGAGAACGATCCGGGAGCAGGAGATGGCCAGGCGGCCGGACAAAGTTTCGGACAGTTCGGAATTCAAACCCGTCAGAGTCTACAGACGGCACACGGGAAAGGAGCAGATGGCAGGACGGGACAAAAATAATCTCCAAGGAGATCTTGGTGAGAGTCAACCAGAATTTGCTGTTAAAAACCCTGTGCATTTGTCTATGATTGACACATCACTTTTGGAAAATAACATAGTAAATAATGACTCCATTGCACTAAGACGCAGTGTCGAGACAGAGATAATCGAACCTGTGAAGACGGCTCCAAACACGAGCGTTCAAGTGTTCAATCCGCACCAGGTTGTGAAGGAAGAACTTCCCgttcaaacaacacacaatgCGTCTTCGGTGAAGAAGATGAAACAAATGGAAGACTTTCCCGATCAAGGAACAAATAATGCGTCTTTGCTGAAGGAGGAGAAACAAATTGAAGAAGTTCCCATTCAAGGAACACACAACGTGTCTTCAGTAAAGGAGGTGAAAGAAATTGGAGAGATGTTAGAAAACAACTCAATAATAGTCCATGTCAACGACACCCATGCCGTAAAGGCAGGTGTCCACCAGGTGCTTTCCCTCGACCTGACCGTCGCCCCCAGAAATCTCAATGCCGTCGGTCAGTTCGGCCAGGCGGCGGTAGTTCCTAGCGATAAGGAGCTGCTGGCGCACCAGAGGTGGAATGAGGGCTATTTTAACGTCTACCTGAGCGACCAGATCCCAGTGGACCGCGCCATTCCCGACACCAGGCCTGAGAT CTGTGCCCGCAACGAGGTCCACGACGACCTGCCGACCACCAGCGTGATCTTCTGCTTCGTGGACGAGGTGTGGTCCACCCTTCTGCGCTCCGTACACAGTGTCCTCAATCGATCGCCGCCGCACCTCCTCAAGGAGATCATCCTTGTGGATGACTTCAGCAAAAAAG tCTACCTAAAGGATAATCTTGACAAGTACATGGCTAACTTCCCCAAGGTCCGAATCATTCACCTGAAGGAGCGCCAAGGTCTTATCAGGGCCCGGATGGCTGGAGCGGCTGTTGCCAAAG GTGAGGTTTTCACTTTCCTTGACTCGCACGTTGAATGCAACGTGGGTTGGCTGGAGCCTCTGCTAGAGCGCATTTACCTGGATCGCAGGAAGGTACCCTGTCCGGTCATCGAAGTCATTAGCGATCAGGACATGAG TTACAAACTGGTTGACAACTTCCAGAGAGGCATTTTCAAATGGCCTCTGGTGTTTGGCTGGAGCGCCCTATCAGACAAGTACGTTAAGAAGAACAATATGACCGTGGCTGATCCTATCAG ATGCCCCGTAATGGCTGGAGGACTTTTCTCCATCGATAGAAAATACTTCTATGAACTTGGCGCCTACGATCCAGGCCTGGAAGTGTGGGGTGGGGAGAACATGGAGATTTCCTTTAAG ATCTGGATGTGTGGGGGCGAAATCGAGATCATCCCCTGCTCCCGAGTGGGCCACATTTTCCGAGAGCAGAACCCATACCAATTCCCCAAGGACCGGCACAAGACGGTGGAGCGCAACCTAGCAAGGGTGGCCGAAGTGTGGCTGGACGAGTACAAGGAGCTTTTCTACGGCCACGGCTACCATCACCTGCTGGACAACAGATTAATCGACGTAGGCAACCTCACCGAGCAGATCCAACTGAGGGACAGGCTCAAATGCAAGAGCTTCAAGTGGTACTTAGACAACGTGTATCCAGAGTTGGAGGCTCCTTTAGTCAAAGCTGAGGGCCTG GTCTTCAATCGAGGTTCAAGAAATTGCCTTTCTGTGCGGAAACGCGTTCTCTCATTTGAGAAGTGTGATCTTAGCAAGCAG AGTCAGCACTTTAACTACACCTGGCTGAAGCACATCCGCCAACAGGATCTGTGTCTCGCACCTCATGTCACGCAAAGCAGTTTGAGTTTACAGCCGTGTGACCGCAACCACGCCATGCTCCGCTGGCTGCACAAATCCTCCAAGTTACCGCTG CCCGAGCACTTGATAGCTGAGAAGTCCTCCAAACAAATGTGCCTGGAAGCTTCTCCGAGAGGTAACATGATTCGCCTCACCACCTGCGTTGTCGACAATCCCTTCCAGCAATGGCAGTTTACAAACTACTACTCCGAGTGA